The following are from one region of the Leptospira terpstrae serovar Hualin str. LT 11-33 = ATCC 700639 genome:
- the add gene encoding adenosine deaminase, with the protein MEVPFSEILNRIAVIDRDIAELNRLKSRLPADRPYSPTIQLTFDKQINTLLNERVSLMELPILHPPLWLLSKEGLEPSAEPSLLKERKSLLAGDLSVPHPNEQDVINFIREIPKTEVHLHLEACVNKETLKFLYKKNGIEVTDKEFEDKYNFKDLNGFIQVFFFVQGSVKEASDLGYFIDSLAEYLRSNNIIYCEAFFAPSKFIQNGLDFDEMVEVMVNRIRQIEAKEGITIRLLVDVSRSFGPENAMNNLKRVLGLKQKEVIGIGLGGAELMGPAKDYSEVFKVARESGLRCVAHSGEDDGPWAIWDAVNLCKAERIGHGTSAIQDPELVRYMKENRIPIEICVTSNVFTGKYVRKEQNHPVRYYYDQGLMLCINTDDPDIFNVNLTYEFFKLYRFLDFSIDEIIDLVRQGVLCTFHPEKDSLWKSMEEKIDLIKLKYNLVPETQVATV; encoded by the coding sequence ATGGAAGTTCCTTTTTCTGAGATTTTAAATCGTATTGCTGTCATTGACCGAGACATTGCAGAGCTCAACCGTCTGAAGAGTCGTCTGCCAGCTGACAGACCATACTCACCTACCATCCAACTTACGTTTGATAAACAAATCAATACTCTGTTAAACGAGAGAGTTTCTTTAATGGAACTCCCCATCCTGCATCCCCCACTTTGGTTGCTTTCCAAAGAGGGATTGGAACCATCGGCAGAGCCTTCACTCCTCAAAGAACGAAAATCCTTACTCGCTGGGGATTTGTCGGTTCCCCATCCAAATGAACAAGATGTGATTAATTTCATTCGAGAAATTCCAAAGACGGAAGTACACTTACATTTAGAAGCATGTGTGAACAAAGAAACTTTGAAGTTTCTCTACAAAAAGAATGGAATCGAAGTTACCGACAAAGAATTTGAAGATAAATACAATTTCAAAGACCTAAATGGATTCATTCAGGTATTTTTCTTTGTCCAAGGCTCAGTAAAAGAGGCATCTGACCTTGGTTATTTTATCGATAGTTTAGCTGAATATTTACGTTCTAATAATATTATCTATTGCGAAGCGTTTTTTGCTCCATCAAAGTTCATACAAAATGGTTTGGATTTTGATGAAATGGTGGAAGTGATGGTGAATCGTATTCGCCAAATCGAAGCAAAAGAAGGAATCACCATTCGTTTGTTAGTGGATGTATCTCGATCCTTTGGTCCTGAGAATGCGATGAACAATCTCAAAAGAGTATTGGGATTAAAACAAAAAGAAGTGATTGGGATTGGCCTTGGTGGTGCGGAACTTATGGGTCCTGCCAAAGATTATTCTGAAGTTTTCAAAGTGGCACGTGAATCTGGTTTACGATGTGTGGCTCACTCTGGTGAAGATGACGGTCCTTGGGCCATTTGGGATGCGGTAAACCTCTGTAAGGCGGAAAGGATTGGCCATGGCACTTCCGCCATCCAAGATCCAGAACTTGTCCGTTATATGAAAGAAAACCGAATCCCCATTGAGATTTGTGTTACTTCCAATGTTTTTACTGGAAAATATGTTCGCAAAGAACAAAACCATCCAGTTCGTTATTATTACGATCAGGGGCTGATGCTTTGTATCAATACAGACGATCCAGATATCTTTAATGTAAATCTAACTTACGAATTCTTTAAACTATATCGCTTTTTGGATTTTTCTATCGATGAAATCATTGATTTGGTAAGACAAGGTGTACTTTGTACTTTCCATCCAGAAAAAGATTCATTATGGAAGTCGATGGAAGAAAAAATCGATTTAATCAAATTGAAATACAATTTGGTTCCGGAAACACAAGTAGCGACTGTTTGA
- the ygiD gene encoding 4,5-DOPA-extradiol-dioxygenase, whose translation MNQTETKENSNVFPTSDTMPSFFLGHGSPMNAIEENEFVDGIRDLTKQIPKPQAILCISAHWVTDGTFVTAMEKPPTIHDFGGFPKALFDVQYPAPGSPELAKLVQSVVKTQNVKLDYEWGLDHGAWSVIKHIYPQADVPIVQLSMDYKSSPEQHFQLAKELAPLRNKGILIIASGNIVHNLRMVAWDRLNEVYGFDWALDVNQKVKDWISKEDYQSLIQIRNHGKEFEWAIPTAEHYLPLLYTLGTKLNSDTVSFFNDKPVAGALTMTSVRLDSQLN comes from the coding sequence ATGAACCAGACAGAAACCAAAGAGAATTCGAATGTTTTTCCAACTTCCGATACAATGCCTTCGTTTTTTTTAGGCCATGGCAGTCCTATGAATGCGATTGAAGAAAATGAATTTGTGGATGGAATACGTGACCTAACAAAACAAATTCCAAAACCTCAGGCAATCCTTTGTATTTCGGCACACTGGGTGACAGATGGAACCTTTGTCACTGCTATGGAAAAACCTCCGACCATACATGATTTTGGTGGTTTTCCCAAGGCTTTGTTTGATGTACAATACCCTGCTCCCGGTAGCCCTGAGTTAGCAAAACTAGTTCAGTCAGTGGTAAAAACTCAAAATGTAAAATTAGATTACGAATGGGGGCTGGATCATGGGGCGTGGAGTGTGATCAAACATATCTACCCTCAAGCAGATGTTCCGATCGTTCAATTGAGTATGGATTACAAAAGTTCTCCAGAACAACATTTTCAATTAGCAAAAGAATTAGCCCCTCTCCGAAACAAAGGAATCCTAATCATTGCTAGTGGAAATATAGTGCATAACTTGCGTATGGTGGCATGGGACAGGTTGAACGAAGTGTATGGTTTTGATTGGGCACTCGATGTGAATCAAAAAGTAAAAGATTGGATCAGTAAAGAAGATTACCAATCACTCATTCAAATCCGAAATCACGGGAAAGAATTTGAATGGGCCATTCCAACAGCGGAACATTATCTACCACTATTGTATACTTTGGGGACAAAATTGAATTCGGATACTGTCTCATTTTTTAATGACAAACCAGTCGCTGGAGCATTAACAATGACTTCGGTACGACTTGACTCTCAATTAAATTAG
- a CDS encoding site-2 protease family protein, which produces MESKKTLHILLFILTFFTLTYSDIFLNPQVPQTLENYKLMFLENWPYSVSLLVILFAHEMGHYLPAKHYGVKATWPYFIPLPVGPIGTMGAVIQIKQQIPDKKVLFDIGIGGPTASLVLSVIAWLVGISLSKVIEIPPDFDRSGFLFFGDSLFTYFTTQWILGPIDLATMDIQAHPLAKAGWVGLLITAVNLLPFGQLDGGHVIYSMFGENYRKWIHGLFVFFLIFALIHFTWLLWGFIIYYVVKIEHPFIRDSISGIGKFRFYFGASMLVTFLIIFVPKPIILGSEFEESSLLMDIFRLITHNIGLD; this is translated from the coding sequence TTGGAATCAAAAAAAACATTACACATTCTTTTATTCATTCTTACTTTTTTTACTTTAACTTATTCTGATATTTTTCTCAATCCTCAAGTGCCTCAAACATTAGAGAATTATAAACTCATGTTTTTAGAGAATTGGCCCTATTCAGTTTCTTTGTTAGTGATTCTTTTTGCTCATGAAATGGGGCATTATTTACCGGCAAAGCATTATGGTGTGAAAGCTACTTGGCCGTATTTCATTCCTTTACCAGTAGGTCCAATAGGGACTATGGGAGCTGTGATCCAGATCAAACAACAAATCCCTGATAAAAAAGTATTATTTGACATTGGTATTGGTGGGCCTACGGCAAGCTTAGTGCTTTCAGTGATTGCTTGGTTAGTGGGTATCAGTTTATCCAAGGTGATCGAAATTCCACCAGATTTTGATCGTTCTGGTTTTTTGTTTTTCGGTGATAGTCTTTTCACCTATTTTACAACTCAGTGGATTCTTGGACCTATTGATCTTGCAACGATGGATATACAAGCACATCCACTGGCAAAAGCAGGATGGGTGGGTCTATTGATTACAGCAGTCAACCTGCTTCCCTTTGGACAGTTGGATGGAGGTCATGTCATTTATTCAATGTTTGGTGAAAATTATCGAAAGTGGATTCATGGTTTATTTGTATTCTTTTTAATTTTTGCTTTAATTCATTTCACTTGGTTACTTTGGGGTTTTATCATTTATTATGTTGTGAAAATTGAACATCCGTTCATACGTGATTCCATATCAGGTATAGGAAAATTTCGATTCTATTTTGGAGCGTCAATGTTAGTAACATTCCTAATCATTTTTGTTCCGAAACCAATTATCTTAGGATCAGAATTCGAAGAGTCCTCTTTGTTGATGGATATTTTTCGTCTGATAACACATAACATTGGGTTGGATTAA
- the cysE gene encoding serine O-acetyltransferase encodes MFENIKIIKKFDPAAKSYLEIVLCYPGLHALWLHKFAHLLYKLRLPIIPRLVNYISRFLTGIDIHPGAKIAPGVFIDHGSGVVIGETAIVGSGSLIFQGVTLGGTGKESGKRHPTIGKNVVIGAGAKVLGNITVEDHVRVGAGSVVMRNVPAGCTVVGIPGKVVKAGDIASDSVEQMLEHNQMPDPIAKVFSVLLEKVETQQQLINKLYEKQQLLEKSSIDAPEDDRFIQEFIHGDGI; translated from the coding sequence ATGTTTGAAAATATAAAAATTATCAAAAAATTTGACCCGGCTGCGAAATCCTATTTGGAAATTGTATTATGTTACCCCGGACTACATGCCCTATGGCTCCACAAATTCGCACATTTACTCTATAAACTCCGATTACCCATCATCCCTAGACTTGTGAACTACATTAGTCGGTTTTTAACAGGCATTGACATCCATCCGGGAGCAAAAATTGCACCTGGAGTTTTTATCGACCACGGCTCTGGAGTTGTGATTGGAGAAACTGCGATTGTTGGCAGTGGGTCACTGATCTTTCAAGGTGTCACCCTTGGCGGTACTGGAAAAGAATCGGGAAAACGTCACCCAACGATTGGCAAAAATGTTGTGATTGGAGCCGGAGCAAAAGTCCTCGGAAACATCACTGTAGAAGACCATGTTCGAGTAGGTGCTGGATCAGTTGTTATGCGAAATGTTCCTGCTGGTTGTACTGTGGTAGGAATTCCTGGTAAAGTTGTCAAAGCAGGAGATATAGCTTCTGATAGTGTAGAACAAATGTTAGAGCACAATCAAATGCCTGATCCAATTGCCAAAGTCTTTTCTGTTCTATTGGAAAAAGTCGAAACCCAACAACAACTCATTAACAAACTATACGAGAAACAACAACTGTTAGAAAAATCTTCCATTGATGCTCCTGAAGATGACCGGTTCATTCAAGAATTCATTCATGGAGATGGCATTTAA
- a CDS encoding DegT/DnrJ/EryC1/StrS family aminotransferase: MLTSRKTFLPFALPSISEDAIEEVAQVLRSGWVTSGPKVKQFEMEFGDFVGSKESIAVNSATAGLHLALEAIGLTANDAAITSAITFTATSEVICYFGAEPILTDVDPIHNLMTPDTLLETIKTKCDWNGKELKSKKTGKQIKAILPVHLAGYTCDMEGLIKIAKEYHLYVIEDAAHAFPAVHKDKMIGTWGDFTVFSFYATKGITTGEGGMVTTSNKEAAERIRKMRLHGINRDAFNRPGWYYEVVDAGYKYNMTDIAAALGVIQLKESHGFWERRTEIAKHYNEEFSSLKGIKLPKEDANGIHSWHLYRIEVDPKIAKVGRDSLVEELKERNIGTSLHFIPIFEHPYYKKTFQYNRKEYPNACQMYDRSVSLPLFAGMSKADEKDVIDAVKDILG, from the coding sequence ATGCTTACATCTCGCAAAACCTTCCTGCCATTTGCGCTTCCTTCCATCTCTGAGGATGCCATAGAAGAAGTAGCACAAGTGTTACGATCTGGATGGGTTACCTCAGGCCCCAAAGTCAAACAGTTCGAGATGGAGTTTGGCGACTTTGTAGGGAGTAAAGAAAGTATCGCGGTGAATTCTGCCACGGCTGGTCTCCACCTAGCTTTAGAAGCCATTGGCCTTACAGCAAATGACGCCGCTATTACTAGTGCGATCACCTTCACTGCCACAAGCGAGGTGATTTGTTATTTTGGTGCAGAACCAATTCTCACTGATGTAGATCCAATTCACAATTTAATGACCCCAGATACTTTGTTAGAAACCATCAAAACCAAGTGTGATTGGAACGGCAAAGAACTCAAAAGTAAAAAAACGGGCAAACAAATCAAAGCAATCTTACCCGTTCATTTGGCTGGATATACATGCGATATGGAAGGTCTTATTAAAATCGCTAAAGAGTATCATCTCTATGTAATCGAAGATGCCGCTCATGCCTTCCCCGCTGTTCATAAAGACAAAATGATCGGAACTTGGGGTGACTTCACTGTATTTAGTTTTTATGCCACAAAAGGAATCACAACAGGAGAAGGGGGAATGGTCACCACTTCTAATAAAGAAGCAGCAGAACGAATTCGTAAAATGCGACTTCATGGGATTAACCGCGATGCGTTTAACAGACCTGGTTGGTACTACGAAGTTGTGGATGCAGGTTACAAATACAATATGACTGACATCGCAGCTGCCTTAGGTGTAATTCAATTGAAAGAATCACATGGATTTTGGGAACGTAGAACAGAGATAGCTAAACATTATAACGAAGAATTTAGTTCCTTAAAAGGAATCAAACTACCTAAAGAGGATGCTAATGGAATTCATAGTTGGCACCTCTATCGAATTGAAGTGGATCCAAAGATTGCTAAAGTCGGTCGCGATAGTTTGGTAGAAGAATTAAAAGAAAGAAATATTGGGACAAGCCTTCATTTCATCCCTATCTTCGAACATCCTTATTATAAAAAGACATTCCAATACAACAGAAAAGAATATCCGAATGCATGCCAAATGTATGATAGATCAGTTTCTCTTCCTTTATTTGCTGGGATGTCAAAAGCTGATGAAAAAGATGTGATAGATGCTGTAAAAGATATTTTGGGATAA
- a CDS encoding alpha/beta hydrolase — protein sequence MEKPLEYLIRKPKVSVEKPPLLLLLHGVGSNEEDLFSLTNYLPDSMLIVSVRGPLTLGRDSYGWYEVLFTTGQPKINLEQERESRKLLLEFLDYLKLNYQFDESKVWIGGFSQGAIMSYSIGLLHPERIKGIIALSGRLLEENKTIVDATEKVLNKRIFISHGTNDRVLSVEYARSVKGYLESIGIHPHYKEYEEGHSINREMLKDLIQWLEVELENPK from the coding sequence ATGGAAAAACCATTAGAATATTTAATTCGTAAACCAAAAGTTTCTGTAGAAAAACCACCTCTCTTACTTTTGTTACATGGAGTTGGTAGTAATGAAGAAGATTTATTTTCCTTAACCAATTATCTGCCTGATTCAATGTTAATCGTTTCAGTTCGAGGACCTCTGACTTTAGGACGGGATAGTTATGGATGGTATGAAGTATTATTTACAACTGGTCAGCCGAAAATCAACTTAGAACAAGAAAGAGAAAGTAGAAAACTTCTCTTAGAGTTTTTGGATTATCTTAAATTAAATTATCAATTTGATGAATCCAAAGTTTGGATTGGTGGATTTAGCCAAGGTGCCATCATGTCTTATTCCATCGGTCTACTACATCCAGAGAGAATTAAAGGTATCATTGCTCTGAGTGGGAGATTGTTAGAAGAAAACAAAACAATTGTAGATGCCACTGAGAAAGTTCTAAACAAAAGAATATTTATCTCTCACGGAACGAATGACCGTGTTTTGTCAGTGGAATATGCTAGATCGGTAAAAGGATATTTAGAATCTATCGGCATCCATCCTCATTATAAAGAATATGAAGAAGGTCACAGTATCAATCGGGAGATGTTAAAAGATTTAATCCAATGGTTGGAAGTGGAGTTGGAAAATCCTAAATAA
- a CDS encoding NHL repeat-containing protein, translating into MIRILLLLTFFSFGIFAQESKEYKLTEKAYGLAWDGINFWYIDTNRRAIIKINEIGEQEIFNLGLANLRGISFDAREGKLLVVAPKQILKLDPNSGGITDKIQIPLANVAGIASVGNYYYILDLDSGKVQIYDQSSSLLIGGFFTDRTRPRDICYGRDSLWISDSADNSIYRYDTKTGKITGSIKTNLRSIRGVLLSGSKLWVVDRENKEIKNIPFVETERFIASGEEEYNLEVTLKFKLDSVSLSKAQIAILHPPSNEQQRIRSVKFSDPSYQPTFIQRNRVHLKKLSIEDLPGEQTIKYKFSSKNQFIKYYVTDEYLDKEATYPGDVNAFYEKLSEESKLLPRDYLDAIYQARQTSISINDFKDKMKEIGVPMQPFRMIRFEKGKAKSIQDSLSIFLLSYGWIPIADLGLGSNTDKRYFEKKESDLILYQSLNFKSSSSPVYFRKDVSSEWENLPAEITYKIK; encoded by the coding sequence ATGATTCGTATTTTATTATTATTAACATTTTTTTCTTTTGGAATCTTTGCTCAGGAAAGTAAGGAATATAAACTTACAGAAAAGGCTTATGGTTTGGCCTGGGATGGAATCAACTTTTGGTACATTGATACCAACCGTCGTGCCATCATTAAAATCAATGAAATTGGAGAACAAGAAATATTTAATTTAGGATTAGCAAACTTACGTGGTATTAGTTTTGATGCTCGCGAAGGAAAACTCCTTGTTGTAGCTCCAAAACAAATTCTTAAGCTTGATCCCAATTCTGGTGGGATTACAGATAAAATCCAAATTCCCCTTGCGAATGTTGCCGGAATTGCGAGCGTCGGAAATTATTATTACATTCTGGATTTGGATTCTGGAAAAGTTCAAATTTACGACCAATCTTCTTCACTTTTGATTGGAGGTTTTTTCACAGATCGAACTCGGCCACGTGACATCTGTTATGGAAGAGATTCATTATGGATTTCGGATTCTGCTGATAATAGTATTTATCGTTATGATACCAAAACAGGAAAAATTACTGGATCGATTAAAACAAACTTACGTTCGATTCGTGGTGTTTTGTTAAGTGGATCCAAACTTTGGGTTGTGGATCGTGAAAATAAGGAAATTAAAAATATTCCCTTTGTTGAAACAGAGCGTTTTATCGCTTCTGGAGAAGAAGAATACAACCTAGAAGTTACATTAAAATTCAAACTTGATTCAGTATCTTTGTCAAAAGCACAGATTGCAATTTTGCATCCTCCATCAAACGAACAACAAAGAATCAGGTCTGTTAAATTTTCTGATCCATCCTACCAACCTACTTTCATTCAAAGAAATCGTGTTCATCTGAAAAAACTTTCGATAGAAGATTTGCCCGGAGAACAAACAATTAAATATAAGTTTTCTTCTAAAAACCAATTCATTAAATACTATGTTACAGATGAATATTTAGATAAAGAGGCAACTTATCCTGGGGATGTGAATGCTTTTTATGAAAAGCTTAGTGAGGAATCCAAACTTTTACCGAGAGATTATTTGGATGCGATTTATCAGGCACGCCAAACTAGCATAAGTATCAACGACTTCAAAGACAAAATGAAAGAAATTGGAGTTCCAATGCAACCGTTTCGAATGATTCGTTTTGAAAAGGGAAAAGCGAAATCAATTCAAGATTCGTTATCGATATTTCTTTTAAGTTATGGTTGGATTCCTATTGCGGATTTAGGTTTAGGAAGTAATACTGACAAACGATATTTTGAAAAAAAAGAGTCTGATTTGATTTTGTACCAAAGTTTGAATTTCAAATCTTCTAGTTCTCCTGTATACTTCCGTAAGGATGTTAGTTCGGAATGGGAAAATTTGCCTGCTGAAATTACTTACAAAATTAAGTAA
- a CDS encoding VOC family protein, with amino-acid sequence MAAPKKKKSTKTKTKSTSKKLDYRSNPTHSITPFLMFNANIEEVTKFYASVFKKTKIITANPMQGEFILNGQKFTAYNGGPEFKFTWGVSFMISVETQKEVDYYWNALLADGGKESMCGWLQDKYGMFWQVTPKILLKLISHKDPIKAERATQAMLKMRKIDIATLQEAVS; translated from the coding sequence ATGGCAGCACCAAAGAAGAAAAAGAGCACAAAAACCAAAACAAAATCTACTTCGAAAAAGTTAGATTATCGGAGCAATCCAACTCATAGCATTACACCCTTTCTGATGTTTAATGCAAACATTGAAGAGGTGACAAAGTTCTATGCTTCGGTTTTTAAAAAAACAAAAATTATCACTGCCAACCCAATGCAAGGAGAGTTCATTTTAAACGGCCAAAAGTTTACTGCTTACAATGGAGGGCCTGAGTTTAAATTCACTTGGGGAGTTTCCTTTATGATCAGTGTAGAAACTCAAAAAGAAGTAGATTATTATTGGAATGCTCTTTTAGCAGATGGTGGTAAAGAAAGTATGTGCGGTTGGCTTCAGGATAAATACGGAATGTTCTGGCAAGTGACCCCGAAAATTCTTTTAAAACTTATTTCACATAAAGATCCAATCAAAGCCGAACGCGCAACACAAGCCATGCTTAAGATGAGAAAAATTGATATCGCAACATTGCAAGAAGCGGTAAGTTAA
- a CDS encoding SHOCT domain-containing protein translates to MILVFFILGCSSFPSKIKLIDSSASLAFFEVEEEEWRNIFPTEISKLSIDTKNFTELANVLKSIQYKRGVLAYEDWEVLIPESYLPEIQKFAEKVATNKEPKVYLCIFKLDDILAPNVKILKTSFYILSTKEGLVLLFHEINTNISFQTQYSFEDWVIFHPSPIKPIYRPELLLRDKQHTSLYKDKSAVKNAIYGNVVVFQVPELIPHPLLFRYPKEDEITIPTEQWKSVPEKLKALEEMRKNQLITDEEYNRKKTELLKEF, encoded by the coding sequence TTGATTCTAGTTTTTTTTATCTTAGGTTGCTCTAGTTTTCCTAGTAAAATCAAGTTAATTGATTCATCTGCTTCTTTGGCATTTTTTGAAGTGGAGGAAGAGGAGTGGAGAAATATTTTCCCTACGGAAATTTCTAAACTCTCGATTGATACAAAAAATTTTACCGAACTTGCCAATGTATTGAAATCCATCCAGTACAAACGTGGAGTCCTTGCATACGAAGACTGGGAAGTACTCATTCCTGAGTCTTATCTTCCGGAAATTCAAAAGTTTGCTGAGAAAGTAGCAACAAATAAAGAACCAAAGGTGTATCTCTGTATTTTTAAGTTAGATGATATATTGGCACCAAATGTAAAAATTTTAAAAACGAGTTTTTATATTTTAAGCACAAAAGAAGGATTGGTTTTGTTATTTCATGAAATCAATACCAATATCAGTTTCCAAACTCAATATTCATTTGAAGACTGGGTGATTTTTCATCCTTCTCCTATTAAACCAATTTACAGACCAGAACTTTTGTTACGAGATAAACAACATACGAGCCTATATAAAGATAAGTCCGCAGTCAAAAATGCAATTTATGGAAACGTGGTTGTTTTTCAAGTCCCTGAACTGATTCCCCATCCTCTCCTCTTTCGGTATCCCAAAGAAGACGAAATTACGATTCCAACCGAACAGTGGAAATCGGTTCCAGAAAAACTAAAAGCTTTAGAGGAAATGAGAAAAAATCAACTCATCACCGATGAAGAATACAATCGAAAAAAAACAGAACTATTAAAGGAATTTTAA
- a CDS encoding ester cyclase encodes MENKKKIEYILNELISNQNTSDIPKFFSNNYVVHTSKKDYLGHKIIIKWSKDLHNFFSDLKVIKIQFLVQTDEFIVWKRTLRGKIKPSKNKNLKMGQLIKWEEMIVSRFKNGLIMEEWNNSEFLGALMSKSSRIGK; translated from the coding sequence ATGGAAAATAAAAAGAAAATAGAGTATATACTAAACGAACTCATTTCGAATCAAAATACTTCAGACATTCCGAAGTTTTTCTCAAATAATTATGTAGTACATACATCTAAAAAAGATTACTTGGGACATAAGATCATCATTAAATGGAGTAAAGATTTACATAATTTCTTCTCTGATTTAAAAGTTATCAAAATTCAATTCCTTGTTCAGACAGATGAGTTTATTGTTTGGAAAAGAACTCTACGAGGAAAAATCAAACCTTCAAAAAACAAAAACTTAAAGATGGGCCAATTAATCAAATGGGAAGAGATGATTGTGTCCAGGTTTAAAAATGGATTGATTATGGAAGAGTGGAATAACTCCGAGTTTCTCGGTGCTTTGATGTCTAAGTCAAGTCGAATTGGAAAATAA
- a CDS encoding helix-turn-helix transcriptional regulator has translation MTSKKEASILGPIILKELLYRASYGENGESLRAMAYQNRRFFMIARVLDKIHEDFSDDLNINTLAIYAGMSVSAFHASFKAVTNSSPLQYIKNVRLHKARALMTHDGLNAISASLRVGYESASQFSREYKRFFGITPGRDVGFVAE, from the coding sequence ATGACTTCAAAAAAGGAGGCATCGATCCTTGGCCCAATTATTTTAAAAGAGTTACTCTATCGTGCATCTTATGGTGAAAATGGTGAATCATTGCGAGCAATGGCATACCAAAATCGACGATTTTTCATGATCGCAAGAGTGTTGGATAAAATTCATGAAGATTTTTCTGATGATCTAAATATAAATACTCTAGCAATATATGCGGGAATGAGTGTCTCCGCTTTTCACGCTAGTTTTAAGGCGGTAACTAATTCTTCCCCTTTACAATATATAAAGAATGTAAGATTACACAAAGCAAGGGCACTAATGACACACGACGGATTGAATGCTATATCTGCCTCCCTTCGAGTTGGTTATGAAAGCGCTTCACAATTTAGTCGAGAATACAAACGTTTCTTTGGAATTACACCAGGCAGAGATGTAGGTTTCGTTGCTGAATAA
- a CDS encoding (R)-mandelonitrile lyase yields MVHTYAYAGFPRSLNGLNVLMQVLKIRKQNGIKDKIGTDARPLLTDKSKLEIGTEIQTKLIGAPNHGEVYTFAPVIDQFLKEHLFADIFSRDTLNFQSREIATVSILASLGGTETQLRSHMKVALNVGLTENQLQHLVSILELKVSWQDGQVAKRILDQTLVGELTFAEISPNEVAIKNQNFTGKVWVEILVADDRTWNTQIGNVTFSPSSRTNWHYHPGGQILLVTKGSGYYQEKGKPVRIVKAGDIIQCPPNTHHWHGATPSEELSHIAIGTNMKAGPVTWLEPVSDEEYLRQ; encoded by the coding sequence TTGGTTCATACATACGCTTATGCAGGCTTTCCTCGTAGTTTGAATGGACTGAACGTTCTAATGCAAGTGTTGAAGATACGCAAACAAAATGGAATTAAAGACAAAATAGGAACAGATGCACGGCCTCTTTTAACTGACAAAAGTAAGTTGGAAATAGGCACAGAAATTCAGACTAAATTAATTGGCGCACCCAATCATGGTGAAGTTTATACCTTTGCTCCCGTGATTGATCAGTTCTTAAAAGAACATCTATTTGCAGATATTTTCAGTCGGGATACGTTAAACTTTCAAAGTCGCGAAATCGCAACAGTTTCCATTCTTGCAAGCCTCGGAGGAACAGAAACTCAACTAAGATCGCATATGAAAGTTGCTCTTAATGTTGGCCTTACAGAAAATCAACTCCAGCATTTAGTCTCGATCTTGGAGTTAAAAGTCAGTTGGCAAGATGGACAAGTGGCAAAAAGAATTTTGGACCAAACCTTGGTTGGGGAGTTAACTTTCGCGGAAATCTCTCCAAACGAGGTCGCCATTAAGAATCAGAATTTTACAGGTAAGGTCTGGGTGGAGATTCTAGTCGCTGACGATCGAACATGGAACACTCAAATTGGAAATGTTACTTTTTCACCAAGTTCTCGAACCAATTGGCATTATCATCCAGGCGGTCAAATTTTATTAGTAACAAAAGGTAGTGGATATTATCAAGAAAAAGGAAAGCCAGTTCGTATTGTGAAAGCAGGTGATATCATTCAATGTCCGCCTAATACACATCATTGGCATGGAGCCACACCCTCGGAAGAACTCAGTCATATAGCCATCGGAACGAACATGAAGGCTGGCCCCGTAACTTGGTTGGAACCAGTGAGTGACGAGGAATATTTAAGGCAATAA